tattaaaaaaatgtaaataaaccTAATTGAATGGTGAAACtgcatacattttttttttaaactgaaaacataTGTTTACATTTTATTGATCTTTACATGGAAACCTCTGTAAGAAACAAGAATTAAAACTGTTTACCCTGTAGAGGACATCAAAGTTCATCTTTAGAGTTACTCAGCGAcgaagttttcaagtcaagaaGATATCTTGTGGCCATGGAAGCATGAAGAGCAGCACCATAAGGTAGCACTTCTTCATTGACCTCAAAATAAGGCGAGTGAGGGCTCGCCATTGGTGAATGAGCTTCGTTCTGCATTCCAACAAAGCTAAAATGTCCAGGCATTGATACTTGGTAGAAAGAGAAATCCTCTGCGCCCATCAACGGTTGCATCTCGAAGTAGTTCTTGGTCCCTAACATATCACCCGAGACGTTCTTGAAAAACATGTGCAAGGCTTTGTCGTTAACGGTAGGTGGGAAAAAAGGTTTCTCCTCTTGAAGGAAATCAACTGTGGCATTGCACATGTGCACACTCGCTTGCCTTGTAATAACCTGAAACATTGGAACCACAAGAGAGTTCAAATGTTTTGTCTCAATAGGAAGACAAAAGTCTCAAACTAGACATGAGAGTGTACACCAGAGGTCGTTAGCTCAACTAGAAAGGATCATTGCCATTATGTCAGTGACCGCAGAGACGATACTAATATTACATGAGTGGACTGACCTGTTCAATTCTTTTCTTGAGTTGCGTAAAGCTTTTAGTTGAAAAGGCTCTGAATGTACCACCGATGGTTACAGAGTCTGGAATCACATTAAAAGCACCCCCTCCTTCAAACTTAGCAACTGTAACTACCTGCAAATACATCAACACATTCCATATAGAGACACTTGAAAGAGCCAAAGAAGACTATGTTATGTTTCTACCTGCGAGTCTAAAGGATCTGCCTCACGTGAAACAAGGTGTTGTAAGGTAACGATAATGTTTGAAGCTGCCAGAATCGGATCTATGGCGTGCTGAGGAAGAGCTGCATGACCTCCTTTCCCGCTTATCTTCGCTTCGAAAAAGCCACTACCAGCTAACAATGGACCTTCTCTTGAGCTCACTAGACCTAACCCCAACTGATTTGTAACATGTAAACCAAAGATTGCACTCACATCCTTCAACACTCcagcttccacaatcttctttgcacctcctcctccttcctcaGCCGGTTGAAAAACTAGAATCACTGTACCCTAAGAtagtccaaaaaaaatatacaagagCGTAGAGATCAGGATGCTTCtttaaatataaagaaaaaagtttACACTAACCTGTAGCTCATCTTGGTGTTCTTTGAGCAACTTAGCAGCACCAAGGAGCATGGTAGTGTGAGCGTCATGTCCACAAGCGTGCATCTTCCCAGGAACCTTACTCTTGTGTTTCCATTCCACCATTTCCTACACAAATCCAACACCATCTGTTAAACAAGAATCCACCCAAAATATAGTAACATTTTCTCATAACTCCACCAACAAGACAAGCCATTGCAACccacataagaaaataaaactaaaaatcagATCAGAACCGGATCTGAGATTTTGGGCTATAAACATTctttaaaaattcataatttattttttcatttaaaatacatataaccAGTAAAAATTTTGGGGGACAAGGCCAATGTTTCATTGGGTTGTGACCCGATCCAACCATGAGTCAAATGCTAGAAACCAAGTCTAAGTCCAGAGAAATACAATAAAAGATCTCACAGAGAATTAAACTCAACAAATCAATCATTAACAAAATTACAGTGATTTAACTACTCCATAGAGGCATGCAAATATAACCAAAACCTTCTTGGAGAAGAACACAGAACAAATGTTACTCTTTTGAGTGTTACTGGCATAGGGAGTGCATCCATAGACTTAATAGAATTTCATAAAAATACAATGAAAGATTTCACATAGACTTAAACTCAACTAAATTACAGTGAATTAACCACTCAATAAAGGCACATATAATAAATTACAGTGAGTTAACCActcttttaatgtttttttttttttggtaaatgaaaGTAAACAAGTGAAAGTCAGTTACCTGCATAGGAAGTGCATCCATATCTGCCCTCAACGCAACAAAAGGAGCTTGACCAGTTCCAACGTATCCGACAACACCAGTAACAGCAACTGGGTACTTATAAGACACACCCATCTTCTCCAGCTCTGTCCTAACGAGCTTAGACGTCTCTACTTCCTCGTAACCCAACTCCGGCTTCTCGTGAATTTTCCTTCTGATCCCAACCATCCAATCATAAAAATCGTTTCTTTTAGCTAAAGCAAGAAACTTTGGAGGGATTTGTGAAAACCCATTTGAGAttaatgaagatgaagatgaaatcTGAGACGAGTTGAGTAAGTGAATGATTAAAAGAAAGGAAACCCATTTGCAGAGAC
This genomic interval from Brassica napus cultivar Da-Ae chromosome A6, Da-Ae, whole genome shotgun sequence contains the following:
- the LOC106346042 gene encoding IAA-amino acid hydrolase ILR1-like 4, producing MSLCKWVSFLLIIHLLNSSQISSSSSLISNGFSQIPPKFLALAKRNDFYDWMVGIRRKIHEKPELGYEEVETSKLVRTELEKMGVSYKYPVAVTGVVGYVGTGQAPFVALRADMDALPMQEMVEWKHKSKVPGKMHACGHDAHTTMLLGAAKLLKEHQDELQGTVILVFQPAEEGGGGAKKIVEAGVLKDVSAIFGLHVTNQLGLGLVSSREGPLLAGSGFFEAKISGKGGHAALPQHAIDPILAASNIIVTLQHLVSREADPLDSQVVTVAKFEGGGAFNVIPDSVTIGGTFRAFSTKSFTQLKKRIEQVITRQASVHMCNATVDFLQEEKPFFPPTVNDKALHMFFKNVSGDMLGTKNYFEMQPLMGAEDFSFYQVSMPGHFSFVGMQNEAHSPMASPHSPYFEVNEEVLPYGAALHASMATRYLLDLKTSSLSNSKDEL